In Candidatus Binatus sp., a single genomic region encodes these proteins:
- a CDS encoding glycosyltransferase family 87 protein yields MAERAGSHNSKPRLLIIRVGAAILAIAAALSFAQRIRAVAHRYDDVDFAIFYGWWTDYSSGGDPWVVQSKKIDLRPGLSRPHYCNYTPFFVEVFSPLARLDQKTAFWIWEAAQMLCLVGAVLMLARANAPPLGAAPTIIVLSLVMLSRQFAGALVAAQVTPMLLALLSASWLCARRERPAAAGLCLALAALLKLYPAGAAGYFLFGRRWRALGWTIGFFAAGVLLTNPFRWSELVTLELPVSYHIVGRAELTVLPFVRKIVAHFAGTTIIAAPFVAVVAITALIDLALLAIAAAATITSRERADLDGLIFGLWIALALLMSPLAWIPETLLLLPAYWFGMLAAWDGFQSREAARQIALIAGAAMLAGCIATALIKAAPHPGFPVLLAAYLSAALIFRARVKMDSPRDETRRLAS; encoded by the coding sequence ATGGCCGAGCGGGCGGGTTCGCACAACTCCAAGCCGCGGCTTCTGATTATCAGGGTTGGCGCGGCGATCCTCGCGATCGCCGCGGCGCTCTCATTCGCCCAACGCATCCGCGCGGTCGCGCACCGTTACGACGACGTCGATTTCGCCATCTTCTACGGCTGGTGGACCGATTATTCGAGCGGCGGCGACCCGTGGGTGGTGCAGAGTAAAAAGATCGATTTGCGACCCGGCCTGTCGCGTCCGCACTATTGCAATTACACGCCGTTTTTCGTCGAGGTATTTTCTCCGCTGGCCCGGCTCGATCAGAAAACCGCATTCTGGATCTGGGAGGCCGCGCAGATGCTGTGCCTGGTGGGCGCCGTGCTGATGCTGGCGCGCGCGAACGCTCCTCCGCTCGGCGCAGCGCCGACGATCATCGTGCTTTCGCTGGTGATGCTGTCGCGACAGTTCGCGGGCGCGCTGGTCGCCGCCCAGGTCACGCCGATGCTGCTGGCGCTGTTGTCCGCATCATGGTTGTGCGCGCGCCGCGAGCGCCCGGCGGCAGCGGGACTGTGTCTGGCGCTCGCGGCATTGCTCAAGCTCTATCCCGCGGGAGCGGCAGGATACTTTTTGTTTGGCCGCCGTTGGCGTGCGCTGGGCTGGACGATCGGCTTCTTTGCCGCGGGCGTGCTGCTGACAAATCCTTTCCGCTGGTCTGAGCTCGTGACGCTGGAACTGCCCGTTTCGTATCACATCGTGGGTCGTGCTGAACTTACTGTGCTGCCTTTCGTGCGAAAAATCGTCGCGCACTTCGCGGGCACGACGATCATCGCGGCGCCGTTCGTCGCCGTCGTCGCAATTACCGCGCTGATCGACCTCGCGCTGCTCGCAATCGCCGCGGCGGCCACGATAACCAGCCGCGAACGCGCCGACCTCGACGGCCTCATCTTCGGACTGTGGATCGCGCTTGCGCTTCTGATGTCGCCGCTTGCGTGGATCCCCGAGACCCTGCTGCTGCTGCCCGCGTACTGGTTCGGGATGCTCGCCGCGTGGGATGGTTTCCAGTCGCGCGAAGCAGCCCGGCAGATCGCGTTGATTGCCGGCGCCGCGATGCTCGCTGGCTGCATTGCGACCGCCCTGATCAAGGCGGCGCCGCATCCTGGATTTCCGGTGCTGTTGGCTGCGTACCTCTCCGCCGCGCTGATCTTCCGGGCGCGGGTGAAAATGGATTCACCTCGCGATGAAACCAGGCGGCTGGCGTCCTAG
- a CDS encoding pyridoxal phosphate-dependent aminotransferase, with protein MLKLNRRIAAIKPSATLAADARATEMKLAGIDVISLGAGEPDFDTPERIKEAARKALAAGQTKYTPVSGTAALKNAIKLKLKRDNNLDYEPGEIIASAGCKQAEANVIAALFDEGDEVIIPTPAWVSFAAMVSLAGAESRFVPCPEHSGFLLEPEALRRAITPRTRGIILNSPSNPTGAVYGPEQLTAIARVLLDTGIWVMSDDVYEHIVYDGLAPHLFHLEPRLKSRGIVFNSLSKTYAMTGWRIGFAAGPKEAIAAAGRLQSQNSGNPNSITQAAAIEALTGPQDELKPMLEAFRKRNALVVERVRRIPGFKLPNVPQGAFYVFPNVSELLGSRFGDNEIVDGDGLAAFLLDQAHVSLVGGNDFGAPDHVRISYATSIENLNRAFDRIEGAVVKLKR; from the coding sequence ATGCTGAAACTCAATCGCAGAATTGCTGCCATCAAACCGTCCGCGACATTGGCGGCCGACGCCCGCGCCACCGAAATGAAGCTCGCCGGAATCGACGTCATCTCGCTGGGCGCCGGCGAGCCCGACTTCGACACCCCCGAGCGCATCAAAGAGGCCGCCCGCAAAGCGCTCGCCGCGGGCCAAACCAAGTACACGCCGGTGAGCGGAACCGCGGCGCTCAAAAATGCGATCAAGCTCAAGCTCAAGCGCGACAATAACCTCGACTACGAGCCGGGCGAGATAATCGCGTCGGCCGGATGCAAGCAGGCCGAGGCCAACGTGATCGCCGCGTTGTTCGACGAAGGCGATGAGGTGATCATCCCGACCCCGGCGTGGGTGAGTTTCGCCGCGATGGTCTCGCTGGCGGGCGCCGAGTCCAGGTTCGTGCCGTGCCCCGAACATTCCGGCTTCCTGCTCGAGCCCGAGGCTTTGCGCCGCGCGATTACCCCGCGCACGCGCGGCATCATCCTCAACTCGCCGTCGAATCCAACCGGCGCCGTGTACGGGCCCGAACAGCTCACTGCCATCGCCAGGGTGCTGCTCGACACCGGCATCTGGGTGATGTCCGACGACGTTTACGAGCACATCGTTTACGACGGACTCGCGCCGCACCTGTTCCATCTCGAGCCGCGGCTCAAGTCCCGGGGCATCGTATTCAACTCGCTGTCGAAAACCTACGCGATGACGGGGTGGCGAATCGGATTTGCGGCCGGGCCGAAGGAAGCGATCGCTGCTGCCGGACGCTTGCAGAGCCAGAACAGCGGCAATCCCAATTCCATCACGCAAGCTGCCGCGATCGAGGCGCTGACCGGCCCGCAGGACGAACTCAAACCGATGCTCGAGGCGTTCCGCAAACGCAACGCGCTGGTGGTCGAGCGCGTGCGGCGCATCCCGGGCTTCAAGCTGCCCAACGTACCGCAGGGCGCGTTTTACGTTTTCCCCAACGTATCGGAGTTGCTCGGCAGCCGCTTTGGCGACAATGAAATCGTCGATGGCGACGGGCTCGCGGCGTTTTTGCTCGACCAGGCGCACGTTTCGCTGGTCGGCGGCAATGACTTCGGCGCACCGGATCACGTCAGGATTTCGTATGCCACTTCGATCGAGAATCTGAACCGGGCATTCGATCGCATCGAAGGCGCCGTCGTGAAGCTCAAGCGCTAG
- the coaD gene encoding pantetheine-phosphate adenylyltransferase: MTNKGKERSPLIAVYPGSFDPIHNGHVDVIRRSVAIFDEVIVAVTYNPHKDAALFTADERVEMIREVIRDLEPRARVDKFSGLSVDYAERIGAKVLIRSLRAVTDFDYELQMAQMNKQMSPSVETVFMFSNPRLFFSSSHLIKEVAGYGKRLPELVPELVIERLRAKLKVG, translated from the coding sequence ATGACCAACAAAGGCAAAGAGCGTTCCCCGTTGATCGCGGTCTATCCCGGCAGCTTCGATCCGATCCACAACGGACACGTTGACGTCATCCGGCGCAGCGTCGCGATCTTCGACGAGGTGATCGTCGCGGTCACCTACAATCCGCACAAGGATGCGGCGTTGTTTACCGCCGACGAACGCGTCGAAATGATCCGCGAAGTCATCCGCGACCTCGAGCCGCGCGCCCGCGTGGACAAGTTCAGCGGACTGTCAGTCGATTACGCGGAACGAATTGGCGCCAAGGTGTTGATTCGTTCGCTGCGCGCCGTGACGGATTTCGATTACGAGCTGCAGATGGCGCAGATGAACAAGCAGATGAGCCCGAGCGTCGAGACCGTCTTCATGTTCTCCAATCCCCGGCTGTTCTTCAGTTCCTCGCACCTGATCAAGGAAGTCGCAGGATATGGCAAGCGCTTGCCGGAGCTGGTCCCCGAACTCGTGATCGAGCGGCTGCGCGCAAAGCTCAAGGTCGGTTGA
- a CDS encoding NUDIX hydrolase: MPRPKCPPIAADIITEIGDKVVLIERRNFPPGWAIPGGFVDFGETVEDAAIREAREEISLEVAIRALLGVYSRPDRDPRGQTITVVYVARASGTPRGADDAKNARLCDPRNPPTPLAFDHAEILADYVRWLDTGEFPAPWSTHCG, from the coding sequence ATGCCACGGCCGAAATGTCCGCCGATAGCCGCCGACATAATCACGGAGATCGGCGACAAAGTCGTCTTGATCGAGCGCAGGAATTTTCCACCAGGGTGGGCAATTCCCGGCGGATTCGTCGATTTTGGCGAGACCGTCGAGGACGCGGCGATTCGCGAGGCACGCGAGGAGATCTCGCTCGAAGTCGCGATTCGCGCGCTGCTGGGCGTGTATTCGCGGCCCGATCGGGATCCGCGCGGCCAGACGATCACGGTGGTGTATGTCGCGCGCGCATCGGGCACGCCGCGCGGCGCCGATGACGCGAAGAACGCCCGGCTCTGCGATCCGCGCAATCCGCCCACTCCGCTCGCGTTCGATCACGCGGAGATTCTCGCCGACTACGTGCGTTGGCTCGACACAGGCGAATTTCCCGCTCCGTGGAGCACGCACTGCGGCTAG